From Pirellulales bacterium, a single genomic window includes:
- a CDS encoding FAD-dependent monooxygenase — translation MPQTPVSSRPDVFIAGAGPVGLTMAAALQAQGLRCRIIDKAPRPTDKSKALVVWSRTLELLNGLGLAETFLAAGMKVDGASIYGNGKRYVHLEIDNIASRFNFPLMIPQSETERLLSEHLAAQGIVVDREVELISFTAGDREVTGELRHADGTTEMFSTPWLIGCDGAHSAVRHGLGLEFEGVAEPDDWMLADVHLSGPIAENEISIYWHEKGLLVFFPITPGRFRMVADLGPSAASARPADPTLEEVQAMIDERGPTGIMATHPVWLAGFRINERKVRDYRVGRVMLAGDAAHIHSPAGGQGMNTGMQDAFNLAWKLALVQRGLADENVLLGSYSEERSAIGDQVLNAASRVTTMATLRNPVAQFVRNHIAGIVGSFGFVQDKIKNALCELAINYRGATLSREDWHTGEIIHRGAGIPTGDRLPDARIVCATTGEDISLHNALHAVKHHLLLLPGSEGADGIANLATIARQVRAAYPQVIAPLFVLPVEEGQGAALEATGGIKACLDIDAAIHAAHHAHHATLIVVRPDGYIGYRAQPATADGVLAYLGSYLLGKQSCCQGEGARDANCGEKTPVVTN, via the coding sequence ATGCCCCAGACGCCCGTTTCGAGTCGCCCCGACGTTTTCATTGCCGGAGCCGGTCCCGTCGGGTTGACGATGGCCGCCGCGTTGCAGGCCCAGGGGTTGCGCTGCCGCATCATCGACAAGGCTCCCCGGCCGACCGACAAGTCGAAGGCGCTCGTCGTCTGGAGCCGCACGCTCGAGTTGTTGAATGGCCTGGGGCTGGCCGAAACGTTTCTCGCGGCGGGCATGAAGGTCGACGGGGCGAGCATCTACGGCAATGGCAAGCGCTACGTCCATCTCGAGATCGATAATATCGCCAGCCGGTTCAACTTTCCGCTGATGATTCCGCAGAGCGAGACGGAGCGCTTGCTCAGCGAACATCTGGCGGCGCAAGGCATCGTCGTCGATCGCGAAGTGGAGTTGATCTCCTTCACCGCGGGGGACCGCGAAGTGACCGGCGAGCTGCGTCATGCCGACGGCACGACCGAGATGTTCAGCACGCCGTGGCTCATCGGTTGCGATGGCGCGCACAGTGCCGTGCGGCATGGTCTGGGGCTTGAATTCGAAGGCGTGGCCGAGCCCGACGACTGGATGCTGGCCGACGTGCATCTCTCGGGCCCGATCGCCGAGAATGAGATCAGCATCTACTGGCACGAAAAGGGACTGCTCGTTTTCTTCCCGATCACGCCGGGACGTTTCCGGATGGTGGCCGATCTGGGGCCCTCGGCAGCGTCGGCGCGTCCGGCGGATCCGACGCTGGAAGAGGTGCAGGCGATGATTGACGAGCGCGGCCCAACGGGCATCATGGCCACCCATCCGGTTTGGCTGGCCGGCTTCCGCATCAACGAGCGCAAGGTGCGCGACTATCGCGTCGGCCGCGTGATGCTGGCCGGCGACGCCGCCCATATTCACAGCCCCGCCGGTGGGCAGGGCATGAACACCGGCATGCAGGATGCGTTCAATTTGGCCTGGAAGCTGGCGCTCGTGCAGCGTGGGCTGGCGGACGAGAATGTCCTGCTCGGCAGCTATTCCGAAGAGCGGAGCGCCATTGGCGATCAGGTCTTGAACGCTGCCTCACGAGTCACCACGATGGCCACGCTGCGCAACCCGGTGGCCCAGTTCGTCCGCAATCACATCGCGGGAATCGTCGGTTCGTTCGGCTTTGTGCAAGACAAGATCAAGAACGCCCTGTGCGAGCTGGCCATCAACTATCGTGGCGCGACGCTGTCGCGCGAAGATTGGCACACGGGCGAGATCATCCATCGCGGAGCAGGCATACCGACGGGGGATCGCCTGCCCGATGCGCGGATCGTGTGTGCCACGACGGGCGAGGACATCAGCCTGCACAACGCCCTCCACGCGGTGAAGCATCATTTGTTGCTCTTGCCGGGTTCGGAGGGAGCAGACGGCATTGCGAATCTGGCGACGATCGCGCGGCAGGTGCGGGCCGCGTATCCCCAGGTGATCGCGCCCCTCTTCGTGCTGCCTGTGGAAGAAGGGCAGGGGGCCGCGCTCGAGGCCACCGGGGGGATCAAGGCGTGTCTCGATATCGATGCCGCGATCCACGCGGCGCACCATGCCCACCACGCCACGCTGATCGTGGTGCGACCCGACGGCTACATCGGCTACCGCGCGCAGCCGGCGACGGCCGACGGCGTGCTCGCGTACCTTGGCAGCTATCTCCTCGGCAAGCAATCTTGCTGCCAGGGCGAAGGAGCGCGGGATGCGAACTGCGGCGAGAAGACGCCGGTTGTGACAAACTGA
- a CDS encoding neutral zinc metallopeptidase: MRWQGRRESSNVEDRRRISGGPMIVGGGLGTILLLVVIVLLGGDPQALLEQLPQQAGPIQQQGNEPLDPEDEKLRQFVSVVLADTEDVWNEQFRRLGREYQEPTLVLFRGQVQSACGTASSAVGPFYCPLDQKVYLDLGFYEELSNRFGAPGDFAQAYVVAHEIGHHVQNLLGTSEKVQRMRGRVSDAEYNDLSVRLELQADFLAGVWAHHAQRTKNILERGDIEEGLQAAHAIGDDTLQKQAQGYAVPDSFTHGTSEQRVRWFRKGLETGDINQGDTFSARQL, translated from the coding sequence ATGCGCTGGCAGGGTCGACGCGAAAGTTCCAATGTCGAGGATCGCCGACGAATCTCCGGCGGTCCGATGATCGTCGGGGGAGGCCTGGGCACCATCCTGCTGCTCGTCGTCATCGTGCTGCTGGGGGGCGATCCGCAGGCCCTGCTCGAGCAGCTTCCGCAACAGGCCGGCCCCATCCAGCAACAGGGGAACGAGCCCCTCGATCCCGAGGACGAAAAGCTGCGGCAATTCGTCTCGGTGGTTCTGGCCGATACCGAGGACGTGTGGAACGAGCAGTTTCGCCGCCTGGGGCGCGAATATCAGGAGCCGACTCTCGTGCTCTTCCGCGGCCAAGTACAGTCAGCCTGCGGTACCGCCAGCTCCGCCGTGGGCCCCTTCTACTGCCCGCTCGATCAGAAGGTCTATCTCGATCTCGGCTTTTACGAAGAACTCTCCAACCGCTTCGGCGCGCCGGGAGATTTTGCCCAAGCCTACGTCGTGGCGCACGAGATCGGCCACCACGTGCAGAACCTGCTCGGCACCAGCGAAAAGGTCCAGCGCATGCGCGGCCGGGTAAGCGATGCCGAGTACAACGACCTCTCGGTCCGGCTCGAGCTCCAGGCCGATTTTCTCGCCGGAGTCTGGGCGCACCACGCCCAGCGCACCAAGAACATCCTCGAACGGGGCGACATCGAGGAAGGGCTGCAGGCGGCCCACGCCATCGGCGACGATACCTTGCAGAAGCAGGCCCAGGGCTATGCCGTGCCCGACTCCTTCACCCACGGCACCTCGGAACAGCGCGTACGCTGGTTCCGCAAGGGCCTGGAGACGGGCGATATCAACCAGGGCGACACCTTCAGCGCACGACAACTCTAG
- a CDS encoding DUF853 family protein yields the protein MSQSILVGKGEHELRLLAAMANRHGLIAGATGTGKTVTLRVLAEGLSRLGVSTFIPDVKGDLAGVCLPGEENPKFVARAQELGVPDFNWQAAPVTFWDVFGVAGHPVRTTISEMGPLLLSRLLDLNDTQTGVLNVVFKAADEQGLLLLDLKDLQAMVRHVSENAKQYSAQYGNVSPASAAAIQRALLALAEQGAEQFFGEPSLLISDLMRTDAEGRGMVNILAADKLLTSPKLYSTFLLWMLAELFEQLPEVGDLPQPKLVFFFDEAHLLFDEASKVVVDKIEQLVRLIRSKGVGVVFVTQNPLDVPDAVLGQLGNRVQHALRAFTPRDQKAVRAAAETFRNDRSLDVAGILTQLAVGEALVSFLDEHGSPVPVERGKIAPPASRLGPISDSQRRQIISASPLGVRYATAIDRESAYEMLKARAASELDEEEEDDSGVTPRRGTRKSTRSAQTSRPRKSTRATPIEAMATSAARSLGTQIGGKVGRGLLGMLTGLFFSRDK from the coding sequence ATGTCGCAGTCGATTCTCGTCGGCAAGGGTGAACACGAACTGCGCCTGCTCGCGGCCATGGCCAACCGCCACGGACTCATCGCCGGCGCCACCGGTACCGGCAAGACCGTGACGCTGCGCGTCCTGGCCGAGGGGCTCAGTCGATTGGGCGTTTCGACCTTCATCCCCGATGTGAAGGGAGATCTGGCCGGCGTTTGTCTGCCGGGAGAAGAGAATCCCAAGTTTGTCGCCAGGGCCCAGGAATTGGGCGTGCCCGATTTCAACTGGCAGGCGGCGCCGGTCACTTTTTGGGACGTGTTCGGAGTGGCGGGCCATCCCGTGCGCACCACGATCTCTGAAATGGGCCCCCTATTGCTGTCGCGGTTGCTCGATCTCAACGACACACAGACCGGGGTGCTCAATGTCGTCTTCAAGGCGGCCGACGAGCAGGGGCTGCTGTTGCTCGACCTGAAAGACTTGCAGGCGATGGTGCGGCACGTCTCGGAAAACGCCAAGCAGTATTCGGCCCAGTATGGCAACGTGTCGCCCGCCAGTGCCGCGGCGATCCAGCGTGCCTTGCTAGCGCTGGCCGAGCAGGGCGCCGAGCAGTTCTTCGGCGAACCCTCGCTGTTGATCAGCGACCTGATGCGCACGGACGCCGAGGGGCGCGGCATGGTGAATATCCTGGCCGCCGACAAGCTGCTGACCTCCCCCAAGCTCTATTCGACATTTCTGCTGTGGATGCTGGCCGAGCTGTTCGAGCAACTGCCCGAAGTGGGGGACCTGCCGCAACCGAAGCTCGTGTTCTTCTTCGACGAGGCGCATCTCCTCTTCGACGAGGCGTCCAAGGTGGTGGTCGACAAGATCGAGCAACTCGTACGGCTGATTCGCTCGAAAGGCGTGGGCGTCGTCTTCGTCACGCAGAACCCGCTCGACGTGCCCGACGCGGTCTTGGGTCAGTTGGGCAATCGCGTGCAGCACGCGCTCCGCGCCTTTACGCCGCGCGATCAAAAGGCGGTCCGCGCCGCGGCCGAGACTTTTCGCAACGACCGCTCGCTCGACGTCGCCGGAATTCTCACGCAGCTTGCCGTGGGCGAGGCGCTCGTCTCGTTTCTCGACGAGCACGGTTCGCCCGTGCCGGTCGAGCGGGGCAAGATCGCGCCGCCGGCCAGCCGGTTGGGCCCGATTAGCGACAGCCAGCGCCGGCAGATCATCTCGGCCTCGCCCCTGGGCGTGCGCTACGCCACGGCCATCGACCGCGAATCGGCCTACGAGATGCTCAAAGCCCGTGCCGCGTCGGAACTGGACGAAGAGGAAGAAGACGACTCGGGAGTCACCCCGCGCCGCGGCACGCGGAAATCGACGCGCTCCGCCCAGACATCGCGCCCGCGCAAGTCGACCCGCGCCACGCCGATCGAGGCCATGGCCACCAGCGCCGCGCGCTCGCTGGGGACGCAGATCGGCGGCAAAGTCGGCCGCGGACTACTGGGCATGCTGACGGGGCTGTTCTTCTCACGCGATAAGTGA